The following DNA comes from Chitinophagales bacterium.
TGTCATAAATTTTATCGTAAACCTTATGCCCATTTATGCCCAAAATAATACAATCGGGCTGCTGTACATTACTTTGTTTTAGTAGGCTAACAATGTCATTTAGTTTTTGATTGTTGTTTTGCTGAAAATAGGTTTTAACAAAAACTAATTCTCCAAAATGCTGCATATTTGAATTGTTGCTTAAAGTAAAAAATGCTGCGTGTTCGCCTAAATAAGGAGCTTTGTGTTTGTTGTTTAATATTTCTGCATTTTCAGCATTATAATCAATAGCCAAATTTAAAGCTTTAGCTATTTCAAAGGTTTTTTCGTTAAGTTCATCTGCCGAACCAACTAAAAATCTTTTGTTGCCATCATTTTCGTGGCATTGCAAAATAGCATCTAAAAGTGTCCATTCAAAAGAGAAAATACGCTCGGAATAAGTAAAATTATATTGATGAATTTTTAGTTTTAAAGCTATGTTTCCGGCTATGGTATTGTGTGTAGATTGTATAAAAGGTGTAGGCGATAAGGTGCTTTCATTAAATTCTACTAAAGAAATTAAAAATTTTTCAGAATCAGTTATGCAACCTATGCCTGTTCCCACCATTATGCCGTCTATGTTTTCTTTGTCATCGCCTAAAGCATCAAAAGCGGCAACAGAGCTTATTTTTAAAATATGGCTGGTTCTTCTGGCATCTTTAGCATCAAAATATTTATTAAAATCCGGTTTTTGTGCTTCCAGCCACGTGTGGGTTGAATTAGGTAAAGCTAATTCTTGTGTGCCGTTTCCTGTGGCGGCATTTATTCCTTTGCCTGTTATAAAAATTTTCATGCTTTTTTAGAAATTATAAGTGATGTACAATTTCCTCCAAATCCCAGCGAATTACTCAGCACGTGTTTTATTTCTTTGTTTTCTATTAGCTTGGTTGTAGGTTCTAAATTTCTACCTTTTATGGGTGTTTTAAAATTTAAACTTGGAAAAACCATATTTTCATTCATAGAAAATAAAGAATAGATGGTTTCTATACTGCCACAAGCGGCTAAAGTGTGCCCCGTAAAAGGTTTTAATGAGTTAAAAACAGGCAATTTATCTGTTCCAAAAATGTCAATAATAGCTTTGCTTTCCGATTCATCATTATTGGGCGTTCCTGTGCCGTGGGTGTTTATATAATCTATTTCTTGAGGCTTAATTTGAGCCACTTTTAGTGCTTTTTCTATTGCCATTTTAGCTCCTACGGCTTCTTCAGAGCTGGCAGTTTGATGAAAAGCGTCATTGGCATTTCCCCAGCCGGTTATATAGCCTAATTTCTCTTTATTAGCCACTACTTTTTCGCTTTCTATCACTAAATATCCTGCTCCTTCGCCTAAGTTTAATCCTGCCCTATTTTCATCAAAAGGTTGGGTGTGTTTAGTGTCTAAAATACCTAAGGTATTAAAGCCATTTATGGTAAATTTAGACAAAGCATCGCTGCCGCCTACTATGGCTCTTTCCACCATTCCAGCTTTTATCATTTTAGCACCTAAAAGTATAGCATTTGCCGATGAAGAGCAGGCGGTGCTTATAGTAGTAGCATAGGTTTTTAACCCCATTTCTGTAGCTATTTTTAAGTTTAGATTGCCACAATCGTGTTCTGAAAAATAGTATTTTGGATTTTCAGCTTCTCCTTCTACTACGTATTTAAAACCTTGTTCAAATAAATCCATGCCGCCTACGCTGGTGCCACTTATTAAAGCGGTGTTTTCTAATTGTTGAGGTGTTAATTTAGCTTGTTTTATAGCTTCTTTTACCGCTATAATAGCCAGTAAAGTACCTCTGGTATTTACCGATACTTTTTTTAAATCGGCTTTGGCTTTTAACTCGTCATTGGTCAGTTTAATTTCTCCAACAAGTAGTTCGTTTTTGTGTATAGATTCTATAAGCTCTAACTTAGATACACCATGCCGACCTTGCTTTAATGCATTGAAATTTTGGTGTGCATTATTTCCTAAGGCAGTAATAACCCCATAGCCTGTTATGCAGATATTGTGAGGCAATATTAAACTTTGTTTTCTTTAATAAATGTGGCTAAAGTGCGTACACTTTTCATGGCTTTAGAACCCGATTCTTGATCTTTTATTTTTATGCCATAGTTGCGTTCTACCATTACTATAATTTCAAGGGCATCAATAGAATCTAATCCCAAACCTTCATCTCCAAAAAGAGGTTCGTCTGCATCTATATCTTCTGGCGATAAATCTTCCAAATTAAGGTGACTAATTAAATCTGCTTTCAATTTTTCTATTATTTCTTCCATGTTTTTTATTTGTTATAAAGATTTAAAAGGTTTTCAGGGTTCAAAATTACACTATTTTCGGTTGGTTTTTGGCTTAAATAACAAGCTAAAACATCTACAGAATCTTCAAAAACTTCTATCCATTCTATTAAAAAACTATTTGCTTTATCTAATGTTGTTTGCGTTTTAATGGCTTTTATTAGCATTTCTGCATCAAATTTTTCAGCAACCAAAAATATATTTTCTCCTACAAATTTGTGTTTTATACTTATTTCACCCATTACAATATTGGCTAATGTATATACAAAAACCGATGGGCTGGGTACAAAATTCTCTTTTTGTATGGTTTTGCTGTATTCAAAATCGGTATCTAAAGAAGCACTTTTGTTGGCAAAAATTAAAGAGCAGTTTTTGTCGGCATTTTGATTATTAAGTGCTAATTCTGCTGCTAAAAAACCAAACTTACACATGCTGTCCATTTTATAAAACTTTGGATAGGAAGTGCCTAACTTTTTGTAAATAGTTTTACTCAAACTCTCATTTTCAGCACATTCTATTTGTTGCACAGCACCGTTATTATTAAGCTTATTTTGCTTAATACGCACAAAAGAGTTTATGTAAATATTGTTATTCATGCTTTAATATTATGGCGGCATTGCAGCCACCAAAACCAGATGCTGTTTTTAATAAGGTGTTTATTTTTAGTTTTTTATCTTGTTTTACAATGTTTAGCTTAATATTTTCGTCTATTTCTTGGCAGTTTAAAGTGCAGAAAGCTACGTTGTTTTTCATCATTTCGGCACATAAAATAATTTCAAGTAAGCCTGCCGCTCCCAAAGTGTGCCCTATATAGCCTTTTAGGCTATTTAGCGGAATATGATTCAACTGTAAAGACTCAAAAGCTTTGCTTTCCATTAAGTCATTATAATTAGTGGCAGTGCCATGTGCATTTATAAAGTCAATACTGTGGGCTGTTATTTGGCTGTATTTTATGGCTTTATTTATGGCTAAAGCCAGTCCGCTTCCATCTCTTGACGGTCCTGAAATATGGTTGGCATCATTAGAAGTTGCTCCTCCTAATATCTCAATATCTGATTTTTCAGTACTTATTAAAGCTACGGCACACGCTCCGCCTATGTTAAGTCCTTTTCTGTTTTTATCGTAGGGCTGGCAAGGTGTAGCACTTAATGCTTGAAAAGTGTTGAATCCGCTAACCACAAAATTTGTTATTACATCTGCGGCACATACTATTATGTGGTCATATTGTTGGGTCTTAATTAAATCGGCAGCATAAATACATGCCGAAACTCCCGATATACAAGCATTAGATATTAATAAAGGCGTATTGGCAGTTTTAAAATGATTTTGAATATACTTGATGCTATGACTTAAAGAAGCTTCGTTTGGCATATTTGGCAATGCTTCTACATTTCCTTTTGTGGTAGATAAAATTAGTAAAGTATTTTTGTCTTTAAGCGATATATTAGATTGATTTACAAGGTTGTTGATGTAATAAATACACAGTTTTTCAAACAAGTTTTTATCTTCTTTTTGTAAACCGATTTTAGTGTAATTAATTGCTCCTACAGGAAAAGTTAAAGACTCATTAAATGAAAAAGTTTTTTCTTGTAAACCTGTTTTTTCGTTTAAAATATTATTTACAGTTTCTTTGGTAGAGCAACCTAAAGCACAAGCTATATTATATGTGTTGAGGTATGCTTTACGCATCTTGGAAGTGTTTTAGCTTCCATTTTTCAAAAAATGGTGGATTTGTAATGTAAAGTTCTTTGTCTTTATTTAAAAAAACTTGTATGGTTTTTCCTGTACACACTAATTTTTTAGTGTTTTGACTGAAAATTTTATATTGAAATTCAATTTTGGCAGCTTTGTTAAAAATAAAAGTGGCTTCTATAACTGCCGTATCGCCATAGTCTAAAGGAGCAAGGTGATTGATTTCTGTTTTAATAATAGGCGTAAAAAACCCATGACTAAAAACGGTTAAGTAATCTAAAGTGTATTTTAATCCAAACTGCTCTCTGCCTTCCTCAAAAAGGCGAACGTAATGCCCGTGCCACATGATGCCCATAGAATCTACATCGCTAAATTTAACGCGTTCGGTTGTAGTATGGGATAATTTCATGTTTATTTATTTATAAAAATACGAAGTTCAGCTTCCGCAATCATTTCATTATTTAATGTAATATTTGCTTTTACTATATTAATATTCATTATGGTGTGGGTATAAACTACCGTAGTTATAATTTTTTCGTTAAGTTTTGCCAGCTTGTTTACGGTATAGTTTTTTACTTGAGCTATAAAACCTTCATCGGGGTCTAAGCCTTTTATGTAGGTGTCGTATCCAAGAAAAGCAGCCGCAGATTGTGCCATGTTTTCAATCATGCCGTTTTCGTTGAAACCATTATTTTCAAAAAACAAATTATCTTCTTTTACTACTAATGACGTAGTGGCACTTTTCTCGTCAAATTCTAATAAATTATCTATCATAACAAAAGGTTTTTGCTGAGGGATAACTTTATTTATATTTTCTTTTTCTATTATCATTTTTAAAAATTAAGCCCAAAAGTCGTAATAATTAAACCAACTTTCAGGATATTTTTTCACAAAACTTTCTAAATGTTTAGCATATTGGTTGGCTATATCTTGCTGACCTTTGCTGGTATCTAATCTTCGGTGCTCTAAAGTGTATTCTTTCATTCCCGATTTTACTAAAGATACAATGGCGGCATTGGCATTAAATCTATCGGCTAAATAAAATGGGCCGTAGGTAAAACGAGCCGGTTTGCCAAAAAAATCGGCAGTGATGGTTTTTGTGCCTTCTAAATATCTATCGCCATGCAAGCACAGTATTTCTTTTTTTTCCATTACGCTTTGCAGTTCAAAAATATGGCTTCCGTCATATTTTATAGTAAAGGATTTAAAAAGTCCGTCTTCTTTTAAATCGTCCATTATTTTTTTAATGTGTGCCAATTCTGCTTCGTAGGTTAGTAGGTTTACTCTTTTCTTTAAATCTACTAAAAAACCGGCAGCTTCAAAATTTCCTACATGCGACATTATAAATACCGAAGGTTTATCTTCTTGAATCATGGCAAGCAAATTATCATAATTAGGCTTAACTAAAGTAAATTCTTTGCTTTTACCACTAAAAATTGCTGCTTTATCTATAAGCGTTTGCCCCATTTGGTAGTAGTTTTTCCAAATGTAAACTATACTTTTAAACCTGCTAAAGTGTAGTGCTTCTCTATAAAAACGATATATTTCTTTGTTTGTTTTTCTTGAAAACAGCACAAAGTAGGTTGTTACAAAAAGAAGCATGAAATAAGCAGAATACAATCCTAGGTTTTTAATTAACCAAATAAAAATATTGTATCCTAAGGCATTACCCCTTGATTCTCCTTTCCACTTCTGTTCTTCCATTATTGGTTTTCTACTGCCAGTTTTTGTATAATGTAGTTATAAAAATCTTGGAAAGTAATAATATCTACAAAATCTTCTGCTACTACTTTAAAGCCAAAATTGCTTTCAATAATCACTACTAAATCTACAAAATCTAAGCTGTCAAGCTCTAAAGTTTCTTTAAGGTTAGCTTCGGGGATAATTTCACTTTCTTCTACTTCAAATTCTTCTATTAAGAAGTCGTTGATTTTGTCAATTATTTCTGCTTCAGTCATTTTTAGTTATACTTTTTTTATTATTAATGTTGAGTTAGTTCCTCCAAATCCAAAAGAATTAGAAAGGATGTAATTTAGGTTTTTTTCTGTATATTTTTTTACAAGGTTAATTTTTGCACAAAAATCTTCTCCGCTTTCAAAGTTAATATTTGGTGCCATAAAGTTGTTTTGCATCATAAGCAAAGAATATACTATTTCGCTAGCTCCTGCCATCCAGCATTCGTGTCCTGTCATTGATTTTGTAGAACTTACCGGCACATTGCCTCCAAAAATTGAGTATATTGCTTCGGCTTCGGCTTCATCGCCCGCAGGCGTAGATGTGGCATGAGCATTTATGTAATCTATTTCTTCAGGTTTTAACCCGGCATCATCTAAGCATCTTTTTAAAGATACTGCGGCTCCATCGGCACTTGGCTTGGTTATATGTCCTCCGTTTGAAGAAAATCCGTAGCCTACTAATTCGGCAAGAATAGGAGCTCCACGTTTTACGGCACTCTCATATTCTTCTAACATTACTGTGGCGGCTCCTCCACTTGGCACTAATCCATCTCTGTTTTTATCAAATGGTCGTGAAGCTAAGTGCGGTTCGTTTATATGGTTTACAGAAAATGCACCTAAGCCATCAAAACTACCCATGGCATACAGGTTAATTTCTTGTGCACCACCGCAAACAATGCTTTTTTGCAAGCCGTTTTTTATCATTAAATAACCTACGCCTAAGGCGTGAGAGCCACTGGCACACGCTCCGCTTACCGTAAAATTTATTCCTTTTAAACTAAAAATAGTAGAAAGGTTCATGGTAACTGTTGAGTTCATAGATTTTAAAATAGCAGATGAACCCAAAAGCGTAGTGTCTTTTTTTTCTCTCATTTTATCTATGGCATCTATTGTAGATAAAGCTACGGAATCATTGCCATATAGTATTCCCACTTCGTTGTTTTCAAGAAAAGCTTCGTCTATTTTAGCCATATCAAAAGCTTGCTTGGTTGCCATAAAAGCCCATTCGCCTTCTTGAGATAAATTATTTCTGTATCTTCTGTGTAAAAGTGGTTTTAAATCGGGCTCTTTTACTATACCCGATAATGGAGAGCGGTAGCCAATTTCTACTCTATCGGGCATAAAACCAATACCACTAACGCCACCCATTAATGAATCTTTAACTTCACTTATGTTAGTGCCCAAACACGATTGTATGCCTATGCCTGTTATAACTACTCTTTTCATATATTAGGTGTACAATCCTCCGTTTACATTTATTACTTCGCCTGTTATGTAGCTGGCTTCTTTAGAAGCTAAAAAGCCTACCAAAGCACTTACTTCTTCTACTTCGCCAAAGCGTTTTAATGGAATATGGTTTTTATAATTGCTTTCATCTATATCTTCTGTCATATCTGTTTTAATAAAACCCGGAGCTACGGCATTTACGGTTATATTTCTTCTACCCAGCTCTTGTGCTAAAGATTTGGTGGCTGCTATAACGCCCCCTTTTGCCGCAGCATAGTTGGTTTGCCCTGCCATTCCTTTAACTCCAGATAAAGAAACCATATTTATTATCCTGCCAAATTTATTAGCTACCATTCCTTTTATAAGCAATCGGGTAATGTAAAAAAATGAATTTAAGCTGGTATTAATAACGCTTTCCCAATTTTCATCGGTAAGCCAAATCATTAAATTGTCTTGTTTAATACCGGCATTGTTTACCAATATCTCTATGGTTTTATCTTTATTGGTATCTAACCAATTTGTCAGCTTGCTTTCTATATCTTTTTTGTCAGAAACATCCATTTTTAGCAACTCGCAAGCTACACCTAAAGCTTCTACTTCTTTTTTAGTTTCTTTAGCTGCGGTATCGTTGTTTTTGTAGTTTAACAAAATATCATAGCCTTTTTTTGCTAATTCAATACTGCAAGCTTTACCTATGCCCCGAGAGCCTCCTGTTATAAATGCTACTTTGTTCATTAATTTAATTTTAATTGCTTAACAATGCTTTCAAGTAGCGGTCTTATTTCTACATCTTCTTTTATAAAAGGAACATCTTTTCCTATGGTTTCAATATGTTTTCGTGTTTTAGATGACAAGTTTTTATGGTTTTGTTGAATATTACATGCTTGACATAAAGATAAGGATAAAACTGCAATAACATCAAATGTATTTTGTATTACTTTATTGGTTAAAAGAGCTTCATTAGTGCCCATGCTTACTAAATCTTGATTGTCGTTATTGCTGGGAATGCTGTGTACATACACACTTGACGATAAATTTTGATTTTCGGCAGTGGTAGATGTGGCGGCATATTGAGCTCCTTGCAATCCTAAATTTAAGCCTAAAACTCCGGCATTTAAAAATGGAGCAAAAATTTCGTTGAGTTTATGGTTTAGCATAAAATTTAATTGTCTTTCTGCCAAAACACTCATTTTTATCATTACGTTTTTAAGTTTACTCATTTCGCAAGAAACAAAATCGCCATGAAAATTGCCTCCATGATAAATGTTTTGGTTTTCTATATCTATTATTGGGTTGTCAGATACAGAATTTAGCTCGTCAAGCAAAACTTCTTCTGCTTCGCTTATGGTTTTATATATTGGGCCTAATACTTGGGGCATACATCTTATAGAATAGTATTCTTGTACTTTTTTCTTAAAGATATTTTCATTTTCGTATTTGCTATTGTAGTAGGTTTCTTCTCTTTTAGATATTAGCTTGCTATCTTTTAGTATAGTTTGCATTTCATTGGCAATATATTGCTGTGTGGCATGTTTTTTTACTTGATTTAGTTCAATAGAAAAATGATCGTCAAAAGATTCAACTACTTCATTTATTAAACAGCCATTAAGTAAGGTGCTATTGAGTGCTTTTTGAGCATTAAGAATGTTTAAAATGCCCACACTTGTCATAAAAGAAGTACCATTAATTAGTGCTAAGCCTTCTCTTAAAGTTATTTCTAATGGTTTGATATTCAATTGGTTTAAAACATCTTTAGTGTTTTGCAATTTATCTTCATAATAAACTTTTCCTTCGCCTATTAAACATAATGCTATTTGAGAAAGTTGAACCAAATCGCCACTGGCACCCACGCCTCCATGCTGCGATACTACAGGTGTAATATTATGATTAATAAATTCTTTAAGTGTTTCTAAAGTTTGAAGGCTAACGCCACTATATCCTCTTGACAAGCTAACTAAACGACAAAACATAGCACCTTTAACCATTTCTTTAGGCATGTGCTTACCTACGCCTGCCGCATGGCTTCTTATTAAGTTTTTTTGTAGTTTTACTTGGTCTTTATCATCTACTCTGTACTGTGCCATAGGGCCAAGTCCTGTGTTGATGCCGTAAATAACTTTATCTTTAATAAAATTTTGTAAAAAAGCATGAGCTTCTTTATTTCTCTCAATAAGTTGATTGTCAAAAGAAACCTGCTCATTTTGGAGTACAACTTTAAAAAAATATGAAAAATAAATAGGGTTTAACGATAATATCACCATTTAATATATGTAAATTTGACACGCAAAATTAATAGAAATAAACTTTAAATTAAAAGAAACATTATGAAAAACCCCAAAAATAGGCAAGTTGACGTATTAGTTATAGGAGCAGGACCAGCAGGAACCGTGGCTAGTACATATTTAAACAGCAAAGGAATTGACGTTCTGGTAGTTGAAAAAGCAAAGTTTCCACGCTTTGTAATAGGCGAAAGTTTATTGCCAAGGTGTATGGATATTTTTGAAGAAGTAGGCTTACTAAAATTCTTAGAAAAGCAAAATTATCAAAAGAAAAAAGGTGTTATTTTCAAAAAAGACGGAGAAGATAGCATGTTTGATTTTTCTGAACAGTTTACGGCAGGAAGATCGGAAACGTGGCAAGTGCCAAGAGCTCATTTTGATAAAGTACTTACAGACGGAGCTCAAGAATTAGGTGTGCCTATTTTATTTGAAGTAGGAGCTACCGCTGTTGAACTGCACGACAATCACCAAGTAACAACAGTAGAAGATGCCGAAGGCAATCAATATGAAATTACCTCAAAATTCATTATTGACTCAAGTGGCTACGGTAGAATACTGCCAAAACTTCTAAAATTAGATGAAGATTCTTCACTACCAATAAGAACAACCATGTTTACTCATTTTTATGACAAGAAAAGAGAAGAATATAAAGCAGAATCGGAGTATATTGTTTATTTGGTAAATCCACATCATTATGTTTGGAATATTCCTTTTGCTAATAATACTACATCAATAGGCGTAGTGGGCGAAAATGAAATTTTTGATGCTAAAGAAGGTGGTGTTAAAGAAAAACTAACGCAACTTTTAGAAGATGAGCCATACTTTAAAAAGAGATATAATAGTGAAGATGTAGTTTTTGAGCCAAAAATGCTGAAAGGCTTTTCTGTAGGTGTTAAAAAATTGTATGGCAATGGATATGTGCTAACAGGAAATAGTACCGAGTTTTTAGATCCAATATTTTCTTCCGGTGTTACTTTAGCTACGGAATCTGCCATAATGGGAGCTAAGCTTGTAGAAAAAGAAATTAAAGGCGAATCTGTAGATTGGGAAAAAGAGTACGAAGAGCCGGTGCGTTTTGGTATAGATGTATTTAAAACTTATGTAAATGCTTGGTACGACCAGTCTCTACACCGTATTTTCTTTACTGAAAATCATTCAGAAAATTTTAGAAGACAAATATGTTCAATATTGGCAGGTTATGTGTGGGATATGGAAAACCCGTGTGTAAAACGCTACAAAACAATATTAAGTACTTTAGATAAAATTTTAGAGATACAGCATGACGAATAGTTGGTTTCTAATGAGGTAATGAGCTGATTTTATTTCATTTGAAGACTTGGAATTATAATAATTGAAGCAAAAATAAATCTGATGATTACTAAGTTTTTTCAAATAGCACTCGTTTTTTTATTGTTCAATTCTTGTCGTATTTGTTATGACGATTTTGCTATTGCTGTACTTTCTATTCAATATCATGGAGTAGATAGTTCTAATACCATTTTAGTTGTTCAAACAGATAAAACAGACTATAATGCGGTAATAGATACGTCAAGTTTGGGGATAATAGATTCTGCTAATAATTATACAGTTGAATTTATGAGTCCGTCAAGCGAATACAACTATTTAATAGTTTTACAAGAGACCAATCATGTTGACACCTTATCAAATTTCATTGAAATTAGAGGAGGAAAGTGTAATGATTTAAAGGGTATTTCTTATGTTTTTAATGGAGAAGTAAAATCTAATCAGCATATAGATGTAAATATGTAGTAATGTATTTTGATTTTTATCGGGAGTCTGTAGAGAAATAAATACTACTCACTCTCCCTAATATCTTTAATGTGCATTTGCAGTGTTGTGTTGCCATTCCATTCATTTTCTTCTAAAACAAAACATACATCTACTTTTCCTTTTAGTAAAGGCAGTTTATCTGCCATATTAAAAGCTATGCCGTTTAATGTATTTCCTTCTTTATCTGCTAAAAGGGTTTTTAAATGGTTTTCTCCCACTATCTTTGATTGTCCTGTGTCGGTTAAGTTTTTAACTACAAAAACAGGTCGCATATTGTATGGACCAAAAGGAGCAAACTGCTTTAAAATATTGTAAAAGCTTTTATTTATCTCGTGCAATTCTATGGTGCTATCTATTTCAATTTTGGGAATTAACTGCTCCGGCAATATCCTTTGCCTTACTTCATCGTCAAACTGCTGTTTGAAAGTTTCAAAATTTTCTATTTCTAAGGTAATACCTGCCGCAAATGCGTGTCCACCAAAATTGGTAAACAAATGGCTACAGGCTTCTAATGGTTCATACACATTAAAACCCTCTACCGAACGCACAGAACCAGTTAACCTCCCATTAGAATGGCATAAAACCACCGTAGGTTTGTAGTAGGTTTCGGTTACACGGGAAGCCACTATGCCAATAACGCCTTTATGCCAATTTTCTTGATAAACAACATTGCTAACTCTATCTTCATTTTCATTGGCTAAAAGTGTTAAAGCTTCTGCTGTAATATCTTTATCTAATGCTTGACGTTTTTGGTTGTTGTCTTGTAGTTCTTTTACTATTTCTTTGCCCATTAAAACATCTACCGCCATTTTAGCGTGTGCCATACGCCCTGCTGCATTTATGCGTGGCCCTATTTTAAATACCACATCATTTATGGTAAAATCTTTTTTTAAATCTAATAGCTCTACTATGTTTTTTAAACCTACCGATGGTTTTGTGTTGAGCTGCTTTAAACCAAAATGAGCTAAAATTCTGTTTTCATCAGTAATGGGCACTATATCTGAAGCTATGCTTATGCATACTAAATCTAAAAATTGATATAGTAATTCGTCTTTTATAAAATGCTTTTGAGCATAAGCTTGGCAAAGTTTAAAACCAATACCACACCCCGATAATTCTTTATAAGGATAAATACACTCTTTTTGTTTAGGGTTTAAAATGGCATGTGCTTTAGGCAATTCGTCTGCTGGTGTATGGTGGTCGCATATAATTATGTCTAAGCCTTTTTCATTAGCATAATTTACTTTTTCTATGGCTTTTATACCGCAGTCAAGTGCTACCATTAAGCTAAAATTATTTTTTGTAGCAAAATCAATTCCTTTAATGGAAATACCGTATCCTTCTTTGTTTCTATCGGGCACATAAAAATCTATATTTTCGTAAAACTGCTTAAAAAACAGCATACATAAAGCTACAGAGGTAGTGCCATCTACATCATAATCGCCATAAAACAGTATTTTTTGTTTGTTTTTAACGGCTGTTATTATCCTATTTACCGCTTTATCCATGTCTTTCATTAAAAACGGGGCATGCAACTGCTCTAAGCCGGGACGAAAATAGGCTTTAGCTTCATCAAAAGTTTCTATACCTCTTTGCACTAAAAGTTTGCAAAGCGTTTTATTTATTTTTAAACTTTTATAAAGCTTTTCTACTTTAGCTTTATCTGTGGGTTTATATGTCCATTGTTGAGGTATGTTCAAAGGTTTTTTATTCTATACTATCATTAATAATTTGTTGAAGTTTCTTTTTACTTGGTAATACAGTTTTATATTGACTGGCAAAAATCTGTTTGTTGTCCTTGGGCAATGTATATTCTACAATAGTTTTATCATT
Coding sequences within:
- a CDS encoding aromatic amino acid lyase; protein product: MVILSLNPIYFSYFFKVVLQNEQVSFDNQLIERNKEAHAFLQNFIKDKVIYGINTGLGPMAQYRVDDKDQVKLQKNLIRSHAAGVGKHMPKEMVKGAMFCRLVSLSRGYSGVSLQTLETLKEFINHNITPVVSQHGGVGASGDLVQLSQIALCLIGEGKVYYEDKLQNTKDVLNQLNIKPLEITLREGLALINGTSFMTSVGILNILNAQKALNSTLLNGCLINEVVESFDDHFSIELNQVKKHATQQYIANEMQTILKDSKLISKREETYYNSKYENENIFKKKVQEYYSIRCMPQVLGPIYKTISEAEEVLLDELNSVSDNPIIDIENQNIYHGGNFHGDFVSCEMSKLKNVMIKMSVLAERQLNFMLNHKLNEIFAPFLNAGVLGLNLGLQGAQYAATSTTAENQNLSSSVYVHSIPSNNDNQDLVSMGTNEALLTNKVIQNTFDVIAVLSLSLCQACNIQQNHKNLSSKTRKHIETIGKDVPFIKEDVEIRPLLESIVKQLKLN
- a CDS encoding tryptophan 7-halogenase; protein product: MKNPKNRQVDVLVIGAGPAGTVASTYLNSKGIDVLVVEKAKFPRFVIGESLLPRCMDIFEEVGLLKFLEKQNYQKKKGVIFKKDGEDSMFDFSEQFTAGRSETWQVPRAHFDKVLTDGAQELGVPILFEVGATAVELHDNHQVTTVEDAEGNQYEITSKFIIDSSGYGRILPKLLKLDEDSSLPIRTTMFTHFYDKKREEYKAESEYIVYLVNPHHYVWNIPFANNTTSIGVVGENEIFDAKEGGVKEKLTQLLEDEPYFKKRYNSEDVVFEPKMLKGFSVGVKKLYGNGYVLTGNSTEFLDPIFSSGVTLATESAIMGAKLVEKEIKGESVDWEKEYEEPVRFGIDVFKTYVNAWYDQSLHRIFFTENHSENFRRQICSILAGYVWDMENPCVKRYKTILSTLDKILEIQHDE
- the recJ gene encoding single-stranded-DNA-specific exonuclease RecJ; protein product: MPQQWTYKPTDKAKVEKLYKSLKINKTLCKLLVQRGIETFDEAKAYFRPGLEQLHAPFLMKDMDKAVNRIITAVKNKQKILFYGDYDVDGTTSVALCMLFFKQFYENIDFYVPDRNKEGYGISIKGIDFATKNNFSLMVALDCGIKAIEKVNYANEKGLDIIICDHHTPADELPKAHAILNPKQKECIYPYKELSGCGIGFKLCQAYAQKHFIKDELLYQFLDLVCISIASDIVPITDENRILAHFGLKQLNTKPSVGLKNIVELLDLKKDFTINDVVFKIGPRINAAGRMAHAKMAVDVLMGKEIVKELQDNNQKRQALDKDITAEALTLLANENEDRVSNVVYQENWHKGVIGIVASRVTETYYKPTVVLCHSNGRLTGSVRSVEGFNVYEPLEACSHLFTNFGGHAFAAGITLEIENFETFKQQFDDEVRQRILPEQLIPKIEIDSTIELHEINKSFYNILKQFAPFGPYNMRPVFVVKNLTDTGQSKIVGENHLKTLLADKEGNTLNGIAFNMADKLPLLKGKVDVCFVLEENEWNGNTTLQMHIKDIRESE